The genomic interval GTTGCGGCGGAGGCCGCCCTTCCGACCACGGGGTGGGAGCGAGAGGTGGCCCGCGGACTGGAGATGGGCCTGCTGGGCGCCGACTCCATCGTCGACCGCACCATCCCGACGTTCAGCCGCGGCGAGCTCCCGCATTACGCCGGCATCAACACGTTCCTCAAGCAGCCGTACGTGGAGGACGTCAGCAGGTGCGGCGAATACGACGTTGCCGTCTTTGGCGCTCCGCACGACTCGGGCACGACCTACCGCCCGGGCACCCGGTTCGGGCCGCAAGGCATGCGCCGCATCTCGGCCCTCTACGGCCCCTATTCGTTCGAACTCGGCGTGGACCTGCGCGAGTCCATCACCATGTGCGACCTCGGCGACGTCTTCACCATCCCGGGCAACATCGAGAAGACCTTCGACCAGATCTCCAAGGCCGTCTCGCACGTCTTCGCCTCGGGCGCCTTCCCCGTTGTCCTGGGCGGCGACCACTCCATCGGGTACCCGACCGTGCGGGGGGTGGCCGAGCACCTGGGCGGCAACCTCGGGATCATCCACTTCGACCGCCACGTCGACACGCAAGAGACCGACCTCGACGAGCGCATGCACACCACGCCGTGGTTCCACGCGACCGACATCCCGAACGTGCCTGCGAAGAACCTGGTGCAGGTGGGCATCGGGGGATGGCAGGCGCCCCGGCCGGGCGTGAAGATCGGCCGCGAGCGGGGCACGACGATCATGACCGTCACCGACTGCGTGGAGATGGGCATCGCGGCGGCGGCCGAGCGGGCCCTCGAGGTGGCCTGGGACGGCGCCGAGGCGGTGTGGCTCAGCTTCGACGTCGACTGCCTCGACGCCGCTTTCGTCCCCGGGACAGGTTGGCCCGAGCCCGGTGGGTTCCTGCCCCGCGAGGTCCTCACGTTCATCCAGCTGGTGGCGGAACGTCCGCTCGCGGGCATCGAGGTCGTCGAGTGCTCGCCGCCGTACGACAACGCCGACATCACGTCCCTCATCGGGACCCGAGTGATCTGCGACACCCTGGGCTGCCTCGTGCGGGCGGGCCACCTACCGAGGAGGCAGTCATGATGCGCACCAGATGGAGCATCGCCACACGGGCCGTCCTCGCCCTCGCGGTCGGCGTGGCCCTGGTGGCCGGCGCCTGCGGCGGTGACGACGACGACACCACGGACTCCGGCGGCACGGCGACCGCGGGCGTCACGATCCGGCTCGGCTTCAGTGCCTGGCCCGGGTGGTTCCCGTGGCAGGTAGCCGACGAGAAGGGCCTGTTCGCCAAGGCCGGCCTCGATGTCGACCTCACCTATTTCGAGAGCTACACCGACTCGCTCAACGCCCTCAACGCCGGCAAGCTCGACGCCAACAGCCAGACGCTGAACGACACGATCTCGTCGGTCGGCGCCGGCGCCGAGGAGGTCGTGGTCCTGGCCAACGACAACTCCACCGGCAACGACCAGATCATCGTGAAGCCCGGCATCGCGTCCGTCGCCGACCTGAAGGGCAAGAAGGTCGGCGTGGAGGAGGGCACCGTCGACCACTTCCTGCTGCTGCTCGGCCTCGAGAAGGCGGGCCTGAAGCCGGAGGACGTCGACATCCAGCCGCTCCTCACCGACGCCGCCGCCTCGGCCTTCGCCGCCGGCCAACTCGACGCCGTCGGCGTGTTCGCCCCCTTCACCACCAAGGCCCTGGAGCTGCCCGGATCGAAGGCTCTGTTCACGTCGGCCGACTTCCCCGGCTCCATCCCCGACCACCTGGTGTTCGGGAAGGGCTTTGTGAAGGACCATCCCGACGAGGTGCAGAAGCTGGTCGACGTGTGGTTTGACACCCTCGCCTACATCGAGCAGTACAAGGAGGAGTCGGTGGCCATCATGGCCAAGCGGGCCGGCGTCACGCCCGAGGAGTACGCCGACTACGACAAGGGCACCACCGTCTTCTCCGAGGAGGACAACGTGGCCGCCTTCGCGCCCGGCGGCGACATGTCGCACCTCGACTTCGCGGCCAGGTCGATGGCCACCTTCCTCGTCGGCGCCGGCCTGGTGAAGGAGGAGCCGGACCTCACCACCCTCCTGGAGCCGAGGTTCATCACGGCGGCGGGCACGTCGTGACGGCCGCACGCCCGGCTGCCTGCCGAGCACCCATGCATCCCTGCGGTGACGTGGCGGCGGCCCGGTGACGCCGGCCCAGCAGGCGCTCCTCGCCGACCGGGCGGTGCTCGACGCCCGCCCAGAGGACGGCATCGAGGTTGTCCGTCGGCGGGCCCGCCGCCCGGCCCGTCCGCCTGCCACCGGCTTCTTCCGGCTGCGGGAGCCAATTCCGGACCGCCTGCGCCGACCGCTCGTGGTGGGGTCGGTCATCGTGCCGCTCCTGCTGTGGGAGGTCATCACCGCGACTCACGCCGTGAAGCCCTTGTTCCTGCCGTCGCCCGCATCCGTGATCCGCGCCTTCCGGGACCTGGCCACGAGCGGCCTGCTGTGGACCGACGCCCAGGCCACCCTCACCCGCATCGGGATCAGCTTCGCCCTGGTCGTGGTGGTGTCCGTGCCGCTCGGCCTGGCCATGGGCAGCTTCCCGTCCCTGCGGGCGATCTTCGAGCCGATGATCAGCTTCTTCCGCTACATGCCGGCGCCGGCGTTCATCCCGCTGCTCATCGTCTGGCTCGGGTTCGGCGAGTCGGCCAAGATCACGCTGCTGTTCATCGGCACGGTGTTCTTCAACACGGTGATGAGCGCAGACGTCGCCGCCCAGGTCCCCAAGGAGCTCATCAACGCCTCGTACACGCTGGGCGCCCGCCGCTGGGCGGTGGTGCGCAAGGTGATCGTCCCCCACTCCATCCCGGGCCTCGTCAACGCCATGCGGGTGAACATCGCCGCCACCACCAACCTGGTCGTGGTGGCCGAGCTGATCGCAGCGCAGGAGGGGCTCGGCTACCGCATCACCCGCGCACAGCGATTCCTGCAGACCGACCAGATCTTCGCCGTGCTCATCGTCATCGGCATCATCGGGATCACGTTCGACGTGGGCTTCCGCCTGCTCCGGAACGCCGTCGCCCCGTGGGCCCGGTGACCTCCGGCCCGGCTCCCCCCAAGCTGCGGACAGTCGGCCTGACGAAGGACTTCGTCACCCGGCCGGGCCCGTTGCGGGTGCTCGACCGCATCGACGTCTCGGTGGGCGACGGCGAGTTCGTGTGCATGGTGGGATCGTCGGGGTGCGGGAAGTCGACGCTCCTGGCCATCGCCGCCGGCCTGGAGCAGGCCACCGAGGGCGAGGTGCTGCTCGACGGCGCACCGGTCACCGGCCCGGGCGCCCACTGCGGCCTGGTGTTCCAGAGCTTCTCCCTCTACCCGTGGCGCACCGTGGCCGAGAACGTGGCCTTCGGTCTCGAGATCGCCGGCCTCGACAGGGCGGCCAGAAGGAAGCGGGTGGCCGACTACCTGGACGTGATGGAGCTCTCGGCCTTCGCCGACGCCCTGCCCGGGCAGCTGTCCGGGGGCATGAAGCAGCGCACCGCCATCGCCCGCGCCCTGGCCACGGAGCCCGAGGTGCTCCTGCTCGACGAGCCTTTCGGCGCTCTCGATGCCCAGACCCGCGGGTCGATGCAGGAGCTGATCCTCGGGGTGTGGCGCACGCTCGGCACGAGCATCCTGATGGTGACGCACGACGTCGAGGAGGCCGTCCTCCTGTCGAACCGGGTCTATGTGCTGTCGCCCCGCCCCGGCCGGGTCGCCGCCGAGCTCGACATCCGGCTCCCGGACCCCAGGCACCGCTCGATGCTCCGGGATCCGGAGTTCCAGTCGCTGTGCCACCGGGTCGACGACCTGCTCGGCGAGACCATGCAGGCGGAGCCCACCCCGAGCGGCTGAGCCCCTCGCCGTGGATCCCTCGTGTGAGGGGCGCACGATTCGGCTGCCGGAACGATCGGCGGCAGTCAGAATGACCCCGTGACGAACGCCCCGCAGCTGCCCCGCGTCGGCGTCGTGCTGCGCGAGGGCGAGACGGTGAGCCCGCTCGAGCTGTTCTTCGACCTGGTGTTCGTGCTGGCCATCACCCAGTGCACGGCGCTCATGGTCGAGCACCCCACGTGGACCGGTATCGGGCGCGGCCTCATCGTCCTCGGCCTTCTGTGGTGGAGCTGGGTCGGCTACGCCTGGCTCACCAGCGTGGTGGACCCCGAGGAGGGCTTCGTGCGCCTTTCGCTCTTCGCCAGCATGGGGGCGCTCCTGGTGGCCGCGTTGTGCGTCCCCGACGCGTTCGGCGACCACGGCGTCACCTTGGCGATCGCGTACGGGGTCTTCCGGGCCGGGCAGATCCTGGTCTTCCTCCTGGCCAGCAGGAACGACCCGCAGCTGCGTCACTCCGTCCTGGGCCTGGCGCTGAGTACGTTCGCGGCCGCCGTCGTCCTCGTCGGCGGGGCGTTCCTCGACAGCGGGCCGCAGGCAGCGGTGTGGCTGGGCGCGCTGGCCCTCGACATGGTGGCGCCGATGTTCATCGACACCCGGGGCTGGCGGTTCGAGCCCGCCCATTTTGCCGAGCGCCACGGCCTCATCGTCATCGTGGCCCTGGGCGAGTCGATCGTGGCCATCGGCGCCGGGGCCGGCTCCGAGGTGGACGGCGGCGTGATCGTCGCCGCAGTCCTCGGCATCGCGGTGGTCGCCGGCTTCTGGTGGGCCTACTTCGACGTCAGCTCGATACTGGCGGCCCGCCGCCTCGCCGCGGTCGAGGACGAGCGGGAGCGCAACGAACTGGCGCGCGACGCCTACTCCTACCTGCACCTGCCGATGGTGGCCGGCATCGTGCTGGTGGCCTTCGGCCTGCGTGTCACGCTCACCCACGTGGGCGATCCACTCGGATGGGAGGCGGCCACCGCCCTGGTCGGTGGCACCGCCCTCTACCTCCTCGCCGTCCTGGCGTTCAAGCGGCGCACCATCGGTCGGTTCAGCGGCCAGCGCCTGGTGGGGGTGGCCGTCGTCGTCCCGATCATCCCGCTGTCGCACCGCATCGACGCCGGCGCCACCCTCGCCCTCGTGGCCACCGTGCTGTGGGCCCTCTTCGCCTACGAGGCCGTCCGGTTCGCCGAGGCCCGCAACGAGGCCCGCCACGCCGGCCATGCCCACGACACCGCCTGAGGAGCTTCCGGGTTCGGAATCGACCGCTGCCGGCTGCCTGTCGATTTTCCTCTCGAGATCGGCCGTCCGTAGGGTGCCGGCGGTGGACCCACGGCCAGGCCCAGCACCTCCCCGGTCCCGTCGGCCCCCACCCCCGGAGTACTTCGTTGAGTTATCGAGCGCCACCTTGCCCGAGCCTTTCGGCGGTCGGCCCAATCATCACTATCGAGCCCAGGGGACGAAACCCAGCGGCGAGGAATGCCCGCAGCGAGGCCGCGTTTCCAGGTGCGATATGAGCAAATAACGGCTCACCGCTGGGCGGAACCCTTAGGGCTTGCTCGATGAGACGTCGGCCATGCGCCTTCGATCGCTTCTCTGGGAAGACCTCAACGCTGAGCTCGAGCCACCCGAACGGATTGCGACCGAGGGTGACAATCCCTTGGGGATCGTCGAGCACCATGACGTCCTGGCGGCGCGATCGGGCCAGTCGGACTCGGTCGTGATCCGCCGAACCTCTCGGTCGTGGCAAGGGCCGTGTGTCCTCCTGTTGCCAAACGGCCGAGCACCACGTCGTGGCTTCCGACGTACCCTCCGGGACCGGCGAGCCAGAGGAGGAACTCCGGCTCCACGGCTCGGCCCAACCCGTCGATGCGCTGAGCCCTGACAAGCTCGGGCCGCAGCGCGGTGGCGACGAACGCGTGGGCCCGTCAGCGCGAGGACCGCCTCTGCGCCGTCCTCACTGGGAGCGACGACCTCAGCCTCCGCATCGGCGGGAGGAAACCTGCCGTCGATCGCCCGGGCCAGGATCTGCGTCAGGAGATGCCGTGCCAACCGACCCTCAAGTCCCACCACTCAGGGGACACACGCCATGTCAGGGACGCGACCGGAGGCGTGTCCACCGCTCCTCGACCGGCTTCAAGGCTCTGTCGCGACGGGCGCGCCATCTCGTTGATGCCCCTATTTCACCATGAGGTGTACGAATGGGAACCAGTTCAACGGACTTCGACAGGAGGCGGCGATGGACCACGTCATGCGGAGCCTGCGCACGGCGATCAACGACCATGACCTGGATGGCTTCGTTGCGCTCTTCGCACCGGACTATCGCAGCGAGCAGCCTGCGCACCCAGCCCGCACGTTCCAGGGCGCCGACCAGGTTCGCGAGAACTGGGCATCGGTGTTTGCGGGTATCCCCGATCTGAGCGCAGAGCTCCGGGTGCTCGCCACGACGGACGATGGGATCGAGATGGGGGAGTGGGATTGGCATGGGACCCACGTCGACGGGTCACGCTTCGCCATGCGGGGCGTCATCATCATCGGAGTCAGGGGGGGTCAAATCGCGTGGGGGCGTCTCTACATGGAGCCCGTCGAGCAAGGCGGCGCGGACATTGGCGAGATGGTGCGCGAGACGTATCGTCCACCCGGCCCCTGAGGATTTTTGGGGGGTGGCCGGGCCGTGTGGCTGAAGGCGGGCCACGCTCCCCACAGCACCTCGTGATCGGCCCGGCCAGAACGGGCAAACCGCACGGAACGGCCCAGTTCGACCACTGACAGCGCGCGGAAATGTGCGGACTGCGCCAGGAATCTCACGGCGCGCGGCGAACACCTTTCCATGCTCCGGACTCTCGTGACCGTCCTGCTCGGATGGGTCGCCGTGTCCGCCGTGCTCACGCCGCTGTCCGGGATGCTGCTGCGCCAGCGTGACCGGAGCCCTGGGGCGCGTCCAGTCGAGGTCCGGATACCCCTGTTGACGAGCCTCGTTGCAGCCACCGCACTGCTCGTCGCCGTTGCGTCGATCGACGGAGGGAGCGCCGGGCCGAGATCCCGCTCGGTCGCATCGCCCCGGCGATCCCCCAGTCGCCCTCTCGGAGGGGCGCCGGCCGCGCCACCAGGACGGCCGAGCCCGGCCTCGCCCGAGCCGACTGGCGATGCCGGGCCGGTATGGCGTTCTGGCCCGAATCCCCAGCCCGAATTGGCGACGGCTGGCCTGGGCTTCGGTATCGGGGTCGCGGGCCCCGGTGCTGCAATTACCGACCGCCTCGGCGTCTTCGCCGCTCTTCCCGGCGGCGCCGTCGCCGGGGCGCAGGTGGCGGGCGCTGAGACGCAAGCGGACGGCCCACGGCGAGAAGCGGATCCGGCCGGCGTCACCGGTGACCCTGTCGCGCCTCCGGCCATTGTCGGCGGTGACCCTGTCACGCCTTCGGCTGTCGCGGCCGGAAGCCCGGAGACGAGTGCCACCGGCGCCACCGGAGCTCCACCTGCACGACCGACGACAGCGGCCGCCTCTGCCGCAGAGACGTCGCCCCCGAGCGGTACGGCCGCCACGGCACCGCCGCCGACCCGACGACGCCCGGCGAAGGCATCCGCGGCTGCGGATGAGACGGCGCCGCGCCGCCCCTCCGGTAACCGATCCGATCCGAGGATCGAGCGGCCGGACCGGGCGCCGAAGGGTCGGCGAGACGGCAGCAGCGGTGCCGATCGGGGTGCCAAGCGATCCCGTTTGGGGTGACTGACCCGTCCGACTTGGATTGGTGGACGATACCGATCAGCGGCGTGGCCACGTCGTCGGGCGCCACGACCTTGGTCGACGATGGCGCCGCAGCCGCAGTCACTTTCGGCACATCGTCGGGCACGTAAGCACCTCCGGCGCCATCACCGCTAACCTCGGGTGCGGTAGCTGTCCGGGGCACCTACGAGCGGGAGCGAGGGCTCATTGGCGACGCAAGGCCACTCCAGGAAACAGGATGTGGTCCAGCCGGTGGCCAGGTCCTCGTCGGTGGACGGTGTCCGCCGGGAGCTCGAGGAGCTCGGGCTGAGCGCGTACGAGGCGCGGGTGCTGCTGGCGTTGTTGCGCGTCGGGTCCGCCACGAGCGCAGAGCTGGCCAAGGCCTCGGGGGTCCCGCGGACGAGCGCGTACCAGGTTCTCGAGGAGCTGAGTGAGAAGCGGCTGGTGCACCGCGTGCCGGGTGGACGGGCGGCGGTCTGGGCCTGTCCGGGCACCGACCTCGTCTTCGACCGGCTCGATGCCGCCCAGGAGGAGCGGCTGCGAGAGCACCGCACGCGAACGGCCCGTCTCCGGCAGGTGCTCGCCGAGCCTCCGGCGCCGGCCGAGGGATCCGTCTCCCCGCCACACGTGCATTTCGTCCGCGGGGCGGCCGAGGTGCGGGCCGTCTACGACCGGCTCCTGGCCGGAGCGGCGAGCGAAGTCGTCGTCTTCAACCGGCCGCCGTACGCCACGACGGTGAACGTGGTGAAGCAGACGCCCACCGACGTCACCGGCCAGGACGAGGTGAACCCCCTCGTCCTCGAGGCGCTCGCCCGTGGTGTCCGGTTCCGCGCCCTCTACGAGGCGTCTCGCTGGGCCGACCCCGATGCAGCGGTCTTCCGGGAAGCGATGGGGGTGTACCACCGGGCGGGCGTGGAAGGGCGCCTGGTGGACAGGCTGACGGTCAAGTTGGCGGTCGCCGACCGGTCAGCCGCTCTCATGGCGCTCACCGACCCGGGGCAGGAGATCGGTCATCCCACGAGCCTGTTCATCGATCACGCCGGTTTCGCCGAGTTGCAGGCCGACGGCTTCGAACAGCGGTGGGCTTCGGCGGACGCCATCGACTGACAAGAGTCGGCCGAGCGTGCTGCGGCGCCCACATGGGCGGTGCCATTGACATGTCGGCGCATCTGTCGTAGGTTCCACCGACGACAGTTCGCGGCGGCGGCACCGTACGCTCCGGCGGACAGGAAAGGGACCCAGCGATGAAGCGAGCCTCGACGCGGTGCGTGATCGGAGCCGGGGTTGCCATGGCTGCCGCAGTGCTCGGTGTCACCAGCTTCGCCTGGGCATGCAGCGGGCAGGGCGAGATCACCGCTCCCACCAACGGCGTCGGGACGGCGGGAGAATCCGTGGTCGTGGCCGGAAGGGTGGGGCCGACGGAAACCGTGGACCTCCTCTGGAAGAACCAGTCGAATCAGACGCAGGTGCTGGCCTCGCAGGTCTCGACTCGGGCCGACCACACGTTCTCGACGAACGTCACCGTTCCGGCGGTCGGGCCGGGTCTGTACCTCATCCAGGCGGTCGGAAAGGACGGGAAGGCGGAGTACACGGCGGTTACCACCTTCGAGGTGGTAGCTGCCGAGACGGACGGGACCACGACCGCTCCGGCCGCACCGACCACCGCTCCGCCTGCACCCGCGGAGACCCGGCCCGGGATGCCTCCACAGCAGGTCTCGCAGGCGCCGACGCCAGCCGAGTCGTCGCCCGCTCCGTCCTCGACAGGTGCGGCTGCGGCTGTCCCGATCCCCGCTGGGTCGGCATCGTTGCCGGCAGCGGTCCCCCTCGCTGCGTCGGCGACGGCCCGGCCCGGCGGGGACGCCCGATCCATCGCCGGCCGGGCCGCGTCTCCGGCCCTCGCGCCGCTGACGACGCCTGGCGCACCCGGGGGCGCAACCGCGGCGGTCGGCGCATCGACGGCAGACGTGGTCAGCCCCCTCTCGGCATTCGGCGACCTGTGGCCCGGCCTCGACTCGCCTGCGCGGCGAGCGGCGAGCCTCGACGGCGCCAGGCCAGGCGGTCCGCAGCCCGAGGCTGGGACGCTGGGCGTCGAGCTCGTCATGGCCGGCTTCGGCCTGGCCGTTCCCGTCGGCGCCGTCATGGCGGCGCGCCGGCGCCGGGAGCTGCGTGCAGGCGCCGGTGGCTGACGTCGGGTCGACCACGACCCGGTCCGCCATCTGAGACGTGGAGCAGCGCGCGCCCTCCGTCGGCGCCAGCGGTCGACGTCGGTCAACGAAGGGGAGATCCGGTGCGGGGATCCACGCCTAGCAGGACCGATGTGGGCAGGCGGGCGCGGCGCACCACGGCGCTCGTCCTCGCCTCGCTGCTCATCCCGAGCTTGTCCGCCGTCGCATCGCCCTCTCCTCCCTCGGCGGCGGGCACGCCGGCACCTGCGGCTGGCGCCGACGCCCCCGCCGACGCCCCCGCCGGCCCCCAGGAGACCGAGGCAGCCCAGGACATCGCAGCCCGGCTGCCCGTTCGCTTCGAGCCCAACCGGGGCCAGTACGACCGGGCCGTCGAGTTCGTCGCCCACGCCGGCAGGACCACCCTCTTCCTCACCGGGGACGAAGCCGTCCTCAGCCTGAGCGGCAGCCGCGGCGGCACAAGCGTGGTTCGCCTCAGCCTGAACGGCGCCGAGGCCGAGCCCGTCCTCGAGCCGTCGAACCGCCTGGCCGGCGCCACCAACTACCTGGTGGGCAAGGACCGGCGGAAGTGGATCACCGGCGTGGAGGGGTACGGCCAGGTCCGCTACCGCAGCGTGTACCCGGGCGTCGACCTGGTGTTCCACGGCGGCGACCAAGGTCTCGAGTACGACTTCGTGGTGGCACCGGGTGCGGATCCCGGGGTCATCGACATGGAGATGACCGGCGGCCGCAACTTGCGCGTCGACCCGGCCGGCGACCTCGTGCTCGCCACGAGTGGCGGGGAGCTCCGCCAGCCCCGACCCCTGGTGTCCCAGTCGGAGGGAGATGGCCGGGCCACGGTCGCCGGCAGCTTCAGCCTGCACGGTCGGCGCGTCGGTTTCGACATCGGCGCGTACGACCACGAAAAGGCGCTGGTCATCGATCCCGTGCTGGCCTACTCCTCCTACCTGGGCGGGCGTGGCGAAGAGTTCGCCAACGCCGTGGCCGTCGATGCGGCCGGAAACGCCTTCGTGGCCGGCACGACCACCGATACCGACTTCCCGACGACCACCGGCACCGATCGGACCTGCGGCGTCGACGGCAACTGTGATCCCGATGCCGTGTTCCACGACGGATCCAGCACGGCCGGATCGACCGCGTACACCTCCGCGTCGGCCCTCTTCACCCTCGACGACGTGGGCAGGGAGATCACCGGCCCCAACATCCCCGTGGGTGCACGCATCTCGGCGGTGGTGGACACGACGACCATCACCCTCTCGGCACCGGCCACCGGCACGGGCGCGTCCCTCACCTTCAGCATCGCCTACGCGACGTTCTTCGACGGGCGCAGCACAGCCGGGTCGACAACCGTGTCGTCCACCCTGCCGCACTTCGTGGCCACCGACGTCGGCAAACCGCTGTACGGCCTGGCCACGTTCGAGAGCGCGGTCACCATCACCGCCGTCGTCGATGCAATGACGGTCACGGTGTCGGCCGCAGCGGTCAGTTCGGGCGACCACCTCGTGTTCCAGATCGGGCGGGACGAGTTCGCCGACGGTGTCCTGACGGCGGGATCGACGACCCTGACGTCGGCCACCGCCAACTTCCTCCCGTCCGACGAGGGCCGCGCGATCTACTCCCCCTATCCGTCTCCCCAGGTGGTTCCCTCCGGCGCAACGATCGCCCAGGTCGTCGACGCCACCACGGTGAGGCTGTCCACCCCGGCCTTCGTGTCGACATCCGGGGCCCGGTTCCAGATCCAGCGAGGGCGAGCCAACCAGGGCGCACAGGGGGATGCCTTCGTCACCAAGGTGTCGGCCGACGGCTCCCAGGTGATCTGGTCCACCTACCTCGGCGGCAGCGGCATAGACGGGATCACCGCCATCGCGCTCGACTCGAGCGGCGCGCCGGTGGTCACGGGTGCCACCTCCTCGCTCGACTTCCCGTCCTCGGTCGGCGCCTTCTCCACCAGGTGCGGCATCGACGGCGGTTGCACGGCGCCGGACGCCTTCGTCGCCAGGCTGGCGCTCGACGGCCGCAGCCTCGACTTCGCCACCTACCTGGGGGGGCGAGACGAGGATTCGGCCAACGGCATCGCTTTCGATCCGTCCTCGGGCACGGCCTGGGTCACGGGGCAGACCACATCCAGCCACTTCCCCACGACCGGCGGGGCGCTCGCCACGACATGCGGCACCGACGGATCGTGCAACGCCGACGCGACGTTCAACGACGGTGCGAGCGTGGACGGCTCGCCGACCTACCGATCGGAGGCCGCCGCCTTCACGGACGACGACCTGGAGAAGGAGATCTACGGAGAGGGCATTCCGTCGGGCACCACCATCGTCGCGGTGGTAGACGAGTCCACCATCACCCTCTCGCAGCTCGCCACCGTCACTCGAACGGGCCTCACCTTCAGCATCGCCAACTCGACCTTCGACGACGGCGCGGCCGAGGCCGGCTCCACGACCTACACCACCGGCCAGCCCCATTTCGTCGCCTCCGACGCCGGCAAGGGCATCAGCGGCGACGACCTTCCCGGAGGGACGACGATCGTCGCAGTGGTCGACGCGCAGACAGTCACCCTGTCGGCGCCGGCGACGGCGACCGGGGACGGTCTCGCCTTCACGATCGCCCGGGCGACGTTCGCGGACGGGGTCAGCACGATCGGCACGCCCAACTACACGTCGCTCACCGCCGACTTCCGTCCGGACGACCAGGGCAAGCCCATTCGCGGGACCGACATCCCGGACGGCACCACGATCCAGACGGTGGTGGACGCAACCACGGTCACCCTTTCGCAGCCACCGACGGCGGATGGTTCGGGCCTCGCGTTCACGATCGACCGGGACACCTACCAGTTCTCCGGACGATTCGCCGTCGGCCAGACGCACATCGACAACTTTGCAGCCAGCTTCACCCCGTTCGACGTCGGCAAGGGCATCTCCGGGGACGGCATCGCCCCGGACACGGTCATCCTCAGCGTCACCAGCGCGTTCAGCGCGGTGATGTCCAAGCCGGCCACCGCAACCGAGTTCTCGAGCACGATCACCATCGCCCGCACGACGTTCGTCGATGGTGCCAGCACCTCGGGGACGCCGACGTTCGCCTCGGCGTCGGCGTCGTTCACCGCAGCCGACGTCGGAAAGGCGATCAGCGGGACGAACATCGCGCCCGGCTCGACGATTCTCGCCGTCGTCGACGCGCAGACGGTCACCATGTCCCAGAACGCCACCGGCACCGGCACCGGGCTCACGTTCACCGTGGAGCGGAACTCCTTCACGGACGGCGTGGCCACCACTGCGTCGCCGCCGTACACCTCGGCGACCGCCGCCTTCACCGACACCGA from Acidimicrobiales bacterium carries:
- a CDS encoding agmatinase family protein; amino-acid sequence: VAAEAALPTTGWEREVARGLEMGLLGADSIVDRTIPTFSRGELPHYAGINTFLKQPYVEDVSRCGEYDVAVFGAPHDSGTTYRPGTRFGPQGMRRISALYGPYSFELGVDLRESITMCDLGDVFTIPGNIEKTFDQISKAVSHVFASGAFPVVLGGDHSIGYPTVRGVAEHLGGNLGIIHFDRHVDTQETDLDERMHTTPWFHATDIPNVPAKNLVQVGIGGWQAPRPGVKIGRERGTTIMTVTDCVEMGIAAAAERALEVAWDGAEAVWLSFDVDCLDAAFVPGTGWPEPGGFLPREVLTFIQLVAERPLAGIEVVECSPPYDNADITSLIGTRVICDTLGCLVRAGHLPRRQS
- a CDS encoding ABC transporter substrate-binding protein; its protein translation is MMRTRWSIATRAVLALAVGVALVAGACGGDDDDTTDSGGTATAGVTIRLGFSAWPGWFPWQVADEKGLFAKAGLDVDLTYFESYTDSLNALNAGKLDANSQTLNDTISSVGAGAEEVVVLANDNSTGNDQIIVKPGIASVADLKGKKVGVEEGTVDHFLLLLGLEKAGLKPEDVDIQPLLTDAAASAFAAGQLDAVGVFAPFTTKALELPGSKALFTSADFPGSIPDHLVFGKGFVKDHPDEVQKLVDVWFDTLAYIEQYKEESVAIMAKRAGVTPEEYADYDKGTTVFSEEDNVAAFAPGGDMSHLDFAARSMATFLVGAGLVKEEPDLTTLLEPRFITAAGTS
- a CDS encoding ABC transporter permease, coding for MTPAQQALLADRAVLDARPEDGIEVVRRRARRPARPPATGFFRLREPIPDRLRRPLVVGSVIVPLLLWEVITATHAVKPLFLPSPASVIRAFRDLATSGLLWTDAQATLTRIGISFALVVVVSVPLGLAMGSFPSLRAIFEPMISFFRYMPAPAFIPLLIVWLGFGESAKITLLFIGTVFFNTVMSADVAAQVPKELINASYTLGARRWAVVRKVIVPHSIPGLVNAMRVNIAATTNLVVVAELIAAQEGLGYRITRAQRFLQTDQIFAVLIVIGIIGITFDVGFRLLRNAVAPWAR
- a CDS encoding ABC transporter ATP-binding protein, whose amino-acid sequence is MTSGPAPPKLRTVGLTKDFVTRPGPLRVLDRIDVSVGDGEFVCMVGSSGCGKSTLLAIAAGLEQATEGEVLLDGAPVTGPGAHCGLVFQSFSLYPWRTVAENVAFGLEIAGLDRAARRKRVADYLDVMELSAFADALPGQLSGGMKQRTAIARALATEPEVLLLDEPFGALDAQTRGSMQELILGVWRTLGTSILMVTHDVEEAVLLSNRVYVLSPRPGRVAAELDIRLPDPRHRSMLRDPEFQSLCHRVDDLLGETMQAEPTPSG
- a CDS encoding low temperature requirement protein A, with product MTNAPQLPRVGVVLREGETVSPLELFFDLVFVLAITQCTALMVEHPTWTGIGRGLIVLGLLWWSWVGYAWLTSVVDPEEGFVRLSLFASMGALLVAALCVPDAFGDHGVTLAIAYGVFRAGQILVFLLASRNDPQLRHSVLGLALSTFAAAVVLVGGAFLDSGPQAAVWLGALALDMVAPMFIDTRGWRFEPAHFAERHGLIVIVALGESIVAIGAGAGSEVDGGVIVAAVLGIAVVAGFWWAYFDVSSILAARRLAAVEDERERNELARDAYSYLHLPMVAGIVLVAFGLRVTLTHVGDPLGWEAATALVGGTALYLLAVLAFKRRTIGRFSGQRLVGVAVVVPIIPLSHRIDAGATLALVATVLWALFAYEAVRFAEARNEARHAGHAHDTA
- a CDS encoding nuclear transport factor 2 family protein, with translation MDHVMRSLRTAINDHDLDGFVALFAPDYRSEQPAHPARTFQGADQVRENWASVFAGIPDLSAELRVLATTDDGIEMGEWDWHGTHVDGSRFAMRGVIIIGVRGGQIAWGRLYMEPVEQGGADIGEMVRETYRPPGP
- a CDS encoding helix-turn-helix domain-containing protein, whose amino-acid sequence is MARSSSVDGVRRELEELGLSAYEARVLLALLRVGSATSAELAKASGVPRTSAYQVLEELSEKRLVHRVPGGRAAVWACPGTDLVFDRLDAAQEERLREHRTRTARLRQVLAEPPAPAEGSVSPPHVHFVRGAAEVRAVYDRLLAGAASEVVVFNRPPYATTVNVVKQTPTDVTGQDEVNPLVLEALARGVRFRALYEASRWADPDAAVFREAMGVYHRAGVEGRLVDRLTVKLAVADRSAALMALTDPGQEIGHPTSLFIDHAGFAELQADGFEQRWASADAID